The DNA segment CCGGTGGAGATCTCGGTTTCGCCGCTCAAGTGGGGCGGCGACCACGTCTTCAGCGCCTTCGTCCGTGACATCACCGAGTCGAAGCGGGCCGAGGAGGCGATCCGCCAAAAAAGCGAGGACCTGGCTCGCTCCAATAAGGAGCTTCAGGACTTCGCCTACGTGGCTTCCCACGACCTCCAAGAGCCCCTGCACAAGATCATCGCCTTCGGCGACCGCCTCCGCCTCAATACGGCCGGCTCGCTGAGCGAGAAGGCCGCTGACAGCCTTGAGCGGATCCAGCGGGCCGCGCTCCGGATGCGGCAGCTCATCGACGACTTGCTGCTTTACGCCCGGGTCACCACCCGGGCCCGGCCCTACGAGGAGGTTGACTTGGCGGCGGTGATGCGGGAGGTCCTTTCGGTGCTGGAATGGCGGATCGCCGAGTCCAAGGCTCGGATCGAAATCGGGGAGCTGCCGGTCATCGAGGCCGACCGCAGCCAAATGCTTCAACTTTTTCAGAATTTGACCAGCAATGCCTTGAAGTTCGCCAAGCCCGGCGAGCCGCCGGAGGTGAATATCCACGGCCGAACCGGAGGCGACGGCCAGGCCGAGATTTGGATCGAGGACCGGGGCATCGGCTTCGAGGAAAAATTCGCCGATGTGATCTTTAAACCCTTCCAACGTCTCCATGGTCGTAATGAATATGAGGGGACCGGGATGGGTCTGGCGATCTGTCAAAAGATCGTCGCCCGTCATAGCGGCTCGATCGAAGTCAGCAGCCGGCCCGGCGAGAAGACCGTGTTCAAAGTCAAGCTGCCGGTGCACCCGCCGCGGGCTCAGGCGGCCTGAGAAGTGAGTGGTTCATGAGTGAGGAAAACGGAGTCAAAAAGGTCGTCTTGATCGCCGAGGACGACGACGACCATTTCCTGCTGACCAAGGATGCTTTTCTCGAGGTCGGCTCGGGCGCCGAGCTCTATTGGGTGAAAGACGGGGTGGAGCTCCTCGACTACCTCCTGGGCCGCGGAGCCTACACCGAGCCGGGGAATTCGCCGCGTCCTTGGCTGATCCTGCTCGACTTGAACATGCCGCGAAAGGACGGCCGCCAGGCCTTGCAGGAGATCAAGGCCAACCCGGCCCTCCAGCCGATTCCGCTGGTGGTATTGACCACCTCGCGCAACGAGGAGGACGTCCAGCTCGTCTACAGCCTGGGCGGCAGCTTTATCCGCAAGCCGGTTCGGCTCGAGCAGATCGTCGAGGTGATCCGCTCGCTGAGCCGCTACTGGCTGGACACGGTGGAGCAGCCTTCGCTTATTTCCAAGGAATGTATATCTCTTCGGAGGAACCCTTAGGCTTCGGAGTCTTGGGGCCATTGGAGGCCTTGGGACGGGGGTTGCCCGAGGGACGAGGGTTCGCGCGGCCTTCTTTCTCGAGGTTCACCGCGACCTTGTCCTGGGAGCCGTCGATGGTGACGGCCTGGATCTTGTAGCCTTCGCGGCGCACCACCAGCTCGACCTTGGAGCCTTTCTCCAGCTGAAGCAGGACCGGGCTCTTCCCCAAATCCTTGTCGTCTTGGAAGATCTTGGCGTCGGACGGCTCGACCGAGAGCAGGACCGGGATTTTTTCCGGGGCCGGCGTCGCGTCGGGCTTGATCGGAGCCACCTCGGGCGTCGGGACCGGCGGCGGGGTCACCTCAGGGCTTGGCGCCGCCCCCTTGGTCTTCGAATCGTCCTTGCCGTTGCTGAGCAAGAAATAGGTCGCGGCTCCTAGCGCCCCGGCAGCAACCACGCTTCCGCCGATGGCCAGCTTGGGGAAGGGCTTTTTGCGCGGGATATACATGGTCGGGTCATGGCGCGAGCCGGTGGGCAGCACCTGGCCATTGGCTCCGCCCGGGAAGGGCGCCGCGTTGGCGAAGGGGCTCGAGGTGGCCTTCCGGACCACGATGTCGTTCAGGGCTTGCGGCGCCATGTTTCTCTGCAGCAAGTCGATGTCGGCGATGACCTCATCCATCGACTGGTAGCGATGATCCGGCTCCTTTTGGAGGCACTTGAGGATGATCGCTTCGAGGCCTTCCGGAATTTTCTCCGGGTTAGCGGCCATTTGTCGCGGTGGAATGGGCGCGTTGTTCAGATGCAAGGTGTAGATTTCGGGAATGGTCTTGGCATGGTGCCAGAGCATCTTGGCGGTGACCGCCTCATAGAGCACGGCTCCAAAGGAGTAAATGTCGCTGCGATGGTCGATCGGATCGCCTTTCACTTGTTCCGGCGACATATACATCGGGGTTCCGAAGGCAACCCCCTCTTGGGTGAGACGCGCATTGCCGGCGGCGGTTTGGACCTTGGCAATGCCGAAATCGAGGATCTTGACGAAGTCCTTCTCGTTTCCGCGCTTGACGAGGTAAATATTCTCGGGCTTGAGATCGCGATGGACGACGCCGGCTTCATGAGCCGCCTGCAGGCCCTCGGCGATTTGACGGAAGATCGGAAGGAAACGTTCCAGCGGCTCGGTCTTCCCAAGGTCCACATCGATCAAGCTGCTGAGCTCCTTGCCCTTGAGAAATTCCATCACCAAATAATAGGCGCCGTTATCCAATTGGCCGAAATCCAGCACATCGATGATGTGGGGGTTGTCGATTTTTTGAACGATCTTGGCCTCGGTCAGGAAGCGGTGGACGACCTCGGGATTTTCCACCGACTCCTTCTTTAAGAGCTTGATGGCCACCGGCCGCTCGATCGCCGGCATCTCGCCCCGATAAACCATGCCCATGCCGCCTTCGGCGAGCATGGCGTCGATCCGATAGCGACCGCCGATGACGGTCCCGACATAGGCGTCCCTGACCTCGACCGTCGAGCCCGCGGGGGTGGAGTTGGACTCCGGCGGCAAGGAGTAATGTTCGACGACGTCGGCCGGATCGAGGGTCTCGGGCCGAGGTTCTTTGGAGTAACCGCTTTGCCGGACCCGGGCCGGGACGCCGCCGTCGGACAAGCGATCGGAACCGAAAGTCCCGGTTTTCTTACCGCCGCCACCATTGCCGTTGCCGTTCATCGCCATCGCCCAAACTTGGCCAAGCGGGGGCTCGGCCGGAGCGAAGGAGCCGGGCAGGCCGCCGGCCAGCGCCAGAGCTGGCTTGGGCCGAAACAGCTCGGGCCAACGCGGAGTGTTGCTGAGCTGGCGCGAGCGGAGCTGCAGCTCGGCCTGAGTCTGATGAAAGCCTTCGCCAAGGACGCCGCGGCCCAACCGCGCGCCGACCGTTAAAGCGGCCAGCGAGGCCAGCGATTCGAAGAAAAGATTTTGGCCTTCGACATGGGGCCGCAGGCCGACCTTTTCTTCCAGGCGATGAGCGGCCATCAGGCCGGTCAAGGCCGTGGCCTGGGGAAGAACGGTCTGCGAAATCCGGTTGAGCGGGGCGTAAGGCGTGCTGGCCATGTGCTTGCCCAAACCCTGGCCGGCGGTGCCGGCGAATTTGAAGACGCCGACCGTGAGGGCGCCACGGGCGAAATCGTCGGTCCAGGGGCCCGGCGTTTGGGGCGCGAGGGCCCGGCCGAGGACGGTGAAGGCCGAAACTTCGGCGAGGTAGCCGGTCGAAGCGGCGCCGGCCCGGGCCATCCAGGCCGAGCCGAGCAAGCCGCCGGAGCCGCGGGCGGCCGGAGCCAAGAGGCGGCCCAAAGCCGCCGAGCCGGCGACTTGGCCGAGGAAGGTGGCGCCGAGCATCGGCGCGATCAGCTGGTAGCTGGTGGAATCTTCTTGGAAGCGCGAAAAAAGAAACTCGGCTCGCTGGCCGAAGCTGCCGCCGGCGCCGGTCATGGCGCCGAGCTCGGCCGCCGCCTTTTGGCGCTGCTCGGCCGGGACTTCGGATTCAGCCAAACGACTATAAATGAAGGCCGCTCCTTCGAGCTTCTTCTTTCCCTTAAGCTGGCCGGCGAAATGCACCAATCCGGCGGCGAGCAGCTCTTCATCCTTCTCCTTGGATAAGGAGTCGAGCTCCCGGTTCGACGAAGCCGTGGCCTGCTCCGGGTTGGCGGTGAAAAACCGCTGAGCGTCCACCAGGACTTGTCGGGCGGGTGAAACCGGTTGCGGAGGCGTATTCTCGGCCGCCGCGGCCGGGGCCTTCAATGCGAGAAGCGAATCCATTCGATCAGAAACCTTCGAGAGCAAAAATGTCGGGGCAGAGAGGGGCGAAGAATTTCACCCCATATAAAGGAAATATGTGCCCCAGTATCTAATGCCTTATCGTCGGGCATTAGGGAAGGTTGTTTGTGATCGAGGCTCCTGATTTCACCCCGGTTTTTCGTGACAGAAGCCCGGACAGCCAAGCAGCCGAAATTTCAGGCATATTTTCACCCGCTCCCCCGGCTTTCGGATAATTATTCAGTATATTCAAGTGCTTATGACAAATGGCCGGTCCATGAGGTTCAATGCAGGGTGGAATGGGCTTCGACCGGGTTGCGCCGGCTTTTTTTTGGTTTTTCCTCCCTTTTGAGCTCGGCGCCGGGTTGGACTTCGACCTTGACGAACTTCTTCCGCCCGAAATCGAAGATGCCGCAGCTGAAGGTCACCGGCTTGAACTCGCCCTCCTCGTTCTTGAAGCGGGTCAGGCCTTTCACGTCGTAGTAGCTGCGAGCGGCCTTCCGGAGGACAGGCAAGAACTGATTTTCATAGTCGGCCTCGGAGCAGAGCTGCTTGAGGCTCATCCGCCGCAGCGCTTCCAGCGATTTTCCGGTCATCCGCTCGGCTTGAAGGTTGGCGGTGACGCAACGATTCAGGCTTTCGTTGAAGAGGAAGATGGCGTTGAGACAACGGTCGAATAAATTCCGAAAGAGATCGAAGGTCGTCATCGCCCGGGGCGAGGCAAAACGTAGGTCGTGAGCCAAATGGCTCTTGAGGATGGTGTGGAAGCGGGCCTGGCCGATCGGGCCGTCGTGGTATTCGTCGATCACTTGGCCGTGGATGAGGGCTTCGCTGTCTTTCACCCGGTTTTGGGGATCGAAGAGCAGAATTTTGCCGCGGAAGCCGGCGATCAGCCAATTCAAGACGTGCTCTTCGAGGTCGTCGCCCTTATCCTTGATGAAGTAAATCACCAAGTCGGGCCGATTTTGATGCATGATCTCACCGGCTCTCTCCAAGCGTTTGACATGAAGGACTTCGTGCATCGACAAGGGCGGTTGAAGGACCGGCGGCGATTCGGCAATGCACAGTATTCGGCGATTGGATTTCCATTCCATAGGACGATCCGTCTCCTTTGCGTCAGAAGAGCCTTGTCGAGAAGTGGGGGGTTCGCCTAGAATTCTAAATCTGAGCGTAAGGAAGATCAACACAGTATCGGCGGCAAGGGCTACCCGGACGGGACGTGGCGGGTCGGTCAAGGGCTTCGAGCGCATGGCCCGAGTCCTCACCCACCGGGACACCAAGGTCGCCGTGTCATTGGGCAGCGGCGGCATCCGCATGTTCGCCCATATCTCGGTCCTGCGATTTCTCGAAAAGCTGGGGGCTTACAAGCATATCGACGAGCTTTGGGGGGCCAGCGGCGGCGCGGTCGTCAGCCTCCTCTACTCGATGGGGCTGGATGCGGCCGCCCTCCAGCAAGTGACCGACCATTATTTCGGAAACGGCAAAAGCACGATTCGCTTGGCCCCGACCGGGGTCAATATCGCCATGCAAATGATCCGGGAAGCGGTCTTTCCGAAAGGCAACGGCAAACCCTTCAGCGGATTCCACAACATTCATCGAGAGCTTCAAAGCCTGATTCAGGAAGCCTCGAGGTTGCAGAAGGGCAAGCTGCCTTGCTATTTGCTGGCTTATAACCTGGAGACCAATCGGACCGATGTCCTGACGCCCCATGAGATTCCCGAAGGGCTTTATTCCGATTTCATCTATCGCACCGATCCGCTGGAGGCGATCATCGCCTCGAGCTCGGTGCCGGTCCTCTTCGTTCCTAAAACCATCGAGGACACCAACGGCCGTCGGATTTACAGCGACGGCGGCATTGGCGAGGAGGTCCCGACCCTCTCGATCTATAAAAAATGGGTCCTTGACCGCGAGGCCGGCCTGGAGAAGCGCAAGCGGCTCTTGGTGATCGCGGTCGATCTGGGCTCGGAGCTTTCGGCGATGGGGATTTTCGAGAACTGGCTGCTGAAACGGGTGCCGACCTTGCGGATGACGGCCCGCTTGACCGACTTGGTTCGCAAGGCTCGGATCGCCGAACAGAAACGGGTGCTGCTCCAGGATCCCAATGTCGAGCTCTGGGAGATCAACTTCAACCTTCCCCAGGTCGGCCTCTTGGACACCCACGACATTCCCAAGGTGATGGAGATCGCCGAAGCGGCGCTGCCCGAGCACATGAGTCGGATCAACGATTCGCTGCTGGGGTAAGGCGACCCCAAGGGTCGCCCCTACCGATCCAGGAAAGAAAAGTACTCCTCTTCCAAGTCGTCGAAGTCCATCTTGCTCCCGCAGGCCGGGCATTTCTGGCTCGGCGCTTGGCTCGGGGCGCCCGATTTGAAGTCGGCCGATTGCAGCAGGGCGGTCCGTTCCTTCTGGCACTTGGGGCAGTAATAGGGAGCCATGAAGGAGACGATCTTGCCGGGGCCGGTGAAGTTGGCGACGTAATTGGCTTGCTCGACGATCCGCGGGGCGCAGCGCAGCAGCTGAAGGTCGGCTTGCTTAAGAAATTCCTGCACCGCCCGGACCCATTCCCGCACTCCGCAGCTATTGATGAAGCTGACCCCCTCGAGGTCGATCGAAACCTTGGGCTTCAAGCCGGCGAAAGCGGCCTTGAAATCGGCGTCCTCGTCGATGACCCCCTTCACCGTGAGGAAGCTCAAGTTCAATTCGTCGCGCCGTTCAATGTTCAGTTTTTGGCTCATGGTTAGACTCCTGGAAATAATGGAAAGAGTGCCCCATCTTGGCCGCTTCGCCCAGCGATTTTGCCCGGTGAAAGATCGCGATCGCCTCGGTTTGACGGCCCGGCGAAACGTTGAAAATCAGGCGCCCACAGGCCTTGAGGCTTAAGAGAAGCCCCAGGCCGGCGCCGCGGCCCGGCTCCTCGACGACCGATTTTTCGAGAGCGGCGCGGCGAATGGCGGTGAAAAGGGTGGCTCGGTCGAGGTCGCCGCGCGGATCGCTGGCCGAGATCGCGAGGCTGTCGGGGCCGATCCCATAGGCCAATTCGACCGCCGGCCCGGCGTTCATGATCAGCTCGTGGAGCGCTTGCTCGACCTTGTCGACGATACGGCCGGCGACGCCCTGTTCGAGGAAGAAGGCCTTGACCCGGTCGACCGCCGGATAGCGCGATTCGCCGCCTTTCAGCTCGATCTTTTCCCGGACCGGAATGCCGTAGAGCTCGAGGCCGAAAATTTTGCCCGACTGGAGCTTGCCGACCGTGATCTTAAGATCTTCGCGGTCGAGCGGCGAGCCGGCCATGAAATGAAGCGGGTAATCTCGGTCCGCCGCCGCGACGATGGCTTCGAGCAGTGAGTCCTCGGCCGCCAGGATGGCGACCGACTTCTCGACGAGCCATTTCTCGGCCGCGGCCCGATCGGGAACCGTCTCGAAGGAGCAACCCAGCTCCTGAAGCAGTGGGGCGCCGCTTCGGGCCAAGGCCTCTCCCACCACTAGGACGTCGACGGTTTGGCGCGCTTGAAAAGCCATAGCTTGGAATGTTCCGCGGAGCAGGGTAAGATCCATGTTAGTCAATCCACGGGAATGAGCAAGGGGTTAGGATTGCAAAAATTCAATCTTCTCCAGAAGATCGGCGAAGGCAGCTTCGGCGAGGTGTGGAAGGCCGCCCCAGCCGACGGCGAGGAAGTCGCCTTAAAGTACCTCCGGCTCGACCGGAATTCGCCCGGTTTTGCGGCGGCGGTCCTCCTTTTCAAGCGTGAATTCGAGCTGCTCTGCGAGCTGAAGCACGCCCATCTGGCCCGGGTCCTCGATTTCGGCTTCGACGAAAGCCGCTCCCAATATTATTTTGCCTCGGAATATTGCGAAGGCCTTCCGATTTCCGAGGCCAGCCGCGGCCGGCCGCTGAGCTGGTTCGAGGACGCCTTGGTCCAAATCCTTTCGGCTCTCGATTGCATTCATTCCCAAGGCGTGGTCCACCTCGACCTCAAGCCGGAGAACATCCTGGTCCAATGCCGTGAAGGGAAGCCTTTCGCCAAGATCATCGACTTCGGCGTCGCGACCCGGCTGCAGCAGGGCTCGAGCCAAGGCATCGGCGGCTCGCCGGCTTACATGGCGCCGGAGCTTTTCTCGGCCGAGCCGCGGATCGATCCGCGGATGGATCTCTATTCGCTGGGCATGCTCTGCCTCGAGACTCTCGGCGGCGGCTTGCCCTTCGATCAGCGGCAGCAGCGCGAGGCGCTCGATTGGCACCGCCGGGGTTCGGTGCCGGAGAAGCTTTGGGCCGCGGCCGCCTTGCCGGCCTATCAGCGGGAGCTGATCTCGAATCTATTGGCCAAGAGCCCCTCCGACCGTTTTTCCAGCGCCCGGGCCGTGCTCAATTTCATGAACCTGGCCACCGGCGGGCGTTACCGCGACGTCGAGGCCGAGTTTCATAAAAATCTTCCCAAGGAAGGCCCGCTGGTCGGGCGGAGCGAATTGCTCCGCGAGCTCCGCGAAACCCTGAGCCGGATCTTCGCGCCCGATTCGCCGGCTCGCTCCGAGCTGCGCTTCTTCTGCGGCGAGCGCGGCATCGGCAAGAGCCGCTTGCTCCAGGAAATCCGGCAAATGGCCGCGCTCCAAGAGGTGCCGGTCTTTAGCTTGACCTGCGATTGGGAGATTTCCTCCTGGCCGAAGCTGGCCGAAGCCATCGGGTTGCCGGCCTTGGCCCAGGACAACCTGAATGAGGACTGGCAGCGGCGCCGCAAGGTCGACTGCCTTCGCGAGGCCGCAGCGGCCCGGCCCTTTTGCCTGCTGATCGACGATTTTCACAAGGCCGATCCCGAGTTCCGCCAGACCATCGAGGCGATGGCGGTTCGCGATCCGGCGCTGCCCGCATCCGGCCATTGCTTCATCGCGGTCGCCACCAAGGACGAGCTGGAGCAAGGGACTCGTTTGAAGCGCCTCGACCGCGAGGCGGTGCGCGAATACGCCGAGAAGCTGCTGGGCAAGACCGAGCGCAGCGCCGGTTTGGCCGGCCGGCTCGGCGAATATTCCGGCGGCTTACCCCTGTTGATGACCGAGGGCTTGCGCTACTTGGCGGACCACGCCGGGTCCGATGCCGCCGGCGAAACGGCTTGGCCGCCGGAGCTCGCCGGCATTTACCGCGAGCGGCTGGCGGCCTTGGCGCCGGAAGAGCGCGAGATCCTCAACACCGTGGCCCTAGTCTTCCAGCCGGTGGCCGAGGCGGAGTTGGCGGCGATGCTGGGCTTAAGTCCCGAAACCCTCCACCAGCGAGCCAAGGAGATGCTGCGGGGCGAGCTGCTCGAGCAGGTCGCCGAAGCCGGCAAGGACCGGCTCTCTTATCGGATGGCGAGCCAAGCCCTGGGTCTCGAGTTGATCGCGATGCTCGATCCCGAGGCCAGGTCCGGATTCCACCGGCGCATCGCTCGGGGCATGATGAGCCGGGCTTCGGCTTCGAACGAGGAGCTGGGCTATCATTTGGCCAAGGCCGGGATGGAGGAGGAAGCGGCCCGGCGCTATCGCGAGGCCGGCGAGAAGTTCCTGGGCCGGGGCGAGATTGCCAGCGCCAGCCGCTGTCTCAGCAAGGCTCAGCGGCTTTTGGCCGAAGGTGGCGAGGCTTGGCTCGAGCTCTGCCTCGAGTCGGCCCGGCTCGCCACCCTGACCGGCCAATTTCGGCTGGCCGAAGAGCAGCTCGCGAAGCTCGAGCCTTACGGCTCCTGGAAAGTTTGCGAGCAGCGGGGCTGGCTCCATTTCAAGCGCCGCGACTTCTCGGCCGCCCAAGCGCACTACAGCGAGGCGCTGGCGAGCTTGCCCGAGGGAAAGCTCCAGGAACGGATCTCGATCGAAAACGCGCTGGCCAACACCGACCTGCAATGCGGCCGCTACGAGGAAGCCGCCGAGCGGTTTCGCCGGACCCTGGTCTTGGAGGATTCGCTCCCGCCCGAAGACCGGAAGTTCAGCAACAACGGCCTCGGCCTGGCCCTGGTGCTGAAAGGCGAAGCCGCCGAAGCGCTGGCCTTCTACGAAACCCGGGCTCGGCAATATTTCGGCCGGCTCAAGCCGGAGGACGAGATCGCGCTCCTTAACGCCAAGGCCTATGTCAATCTCCAAGCCGGCCGTTACGAGGAGGCCATCTCGACCTTGAAGCGGGCGATGGCGCTGGCCGAGCAGACCGGCGCCATGCACGCCTTGACTTCGATCATGGGCAACTTGATCACCGCCTTGCTCAAGGAAAGCCGCTATGCCGAGAGCTTGCCGCTGCTCCAGAAGATCCTGGCCTTTCAACAGCGGATGGGGAGCGCCCGCGACGTGGCCTACAGCTTCGTCCGCCAAGGCAGCATCTACCTGACCTTGGGCATGGGTGAGTCGGCGCGGAGCTGTTTCGACAGCGGCCGGCATTTCCTCGCTCAGACTCAGGATCCGGGACTTGCGGTTTGGTATTCCTTGATGGACGGCTACTGGGAAAGGGAGCACGGCGACCCGGTCAAGGCCGAGGAGCTTTTCCGGCGGACCGCCGAGGAAGCCAGGGCGATCGGCAGCGCCGAGATCGTCTCCTGGGCCGATTACGCCCGGGCCGATCTGGCCTATGACCGGATGGATTTCGCCGCCTGTCAGCGCCTGCTCGGCGAGCTGCGGCCGCCCGGTCAGGACAAGGAGTTTTCGGCCCGGCTCCATCTCCTGCAGGCCAAGCTGGCCGCGGCGCGGAGCGGCGCCGACGGCGAAAGCCTTTTCGCCGGCGTGGAGAGCGAGTGCCGCGACGGCCACTTCCGGGAAATACTCTGCGAGCTTTATCACAATTGGGCCTTGGCCCGAAGCCGGCGCCAGGGGACGGAGGCGGCCTTGCCCTTGCTGCAGCAAGGCGTCCAAATCGTCGAGTCGATCGTCGGTTCGCTGCCCGAGGAGTACCGGCGTCGCTACCTCAGCCAATGGCGCCGCAAGAAGCTTTATGAAGATTTGGCGGCCTTCCAATCTTCGCCCAAAGGACTTGGTTCGAAGCTACGGGGATTTTTGGGCCGGCTGTCGGGGCGGGCCTGAAGGCCGCGGGGCTAAAGCCCCTT comes from the bacterium genome and includes:
- a CDS encoding response regulator, with product MSEENGVKKVVLIAEDDDDHFLLTKDAFLEVGSGAELYWVKDGVELLDYLLGRGAYTEPGNSPRPWLILLDLNMPRKDGRQALQEIKANPALQPIPLVVLTTSRNEEDVQLVYSLGGSFIRKPVRLEQIVEVIRSLSRYWLDTVEQPSLISKECISLRRNP
- a CDS encoding serine/threonine-protein kinase; translated protein: MDSLLALKAPAAAAENTPPQPVSPARQVLVDAQRFFTANPEQATASSNRELDSLSKEKDEELLAAGLVHFAGQLKGKKKLEGAAFIYSRLAESEVPAEQRQKAAAELGAMTGAGGSFGQRAEFLFSRFQEDSTSYQLIAPMLGATFLGQVAGSAALGRLLAPAARGSGGLLGSAWMARAGAASTGYLAEVSAFTVLGRALAPQTPGPWTDDFARGALTVGVFKFAGTAGQGLGKHMASTPYAPLNRISQTVLPQATALTGLMAAHRLEEKVGLRPHVEGQNLFFESLASLAALTVGARLGRGVLGEGFHQTQAELQLRSRQLSNTPRWPELFRPKPALALAGGLPGSFAPAEPPLGQVWAMAMNGNGNGGGGKKTGTFGSDRLSDGGVPARVRQSGYSKEPRPETLDPADVVEHYSLPPESNSTPAGSTVEVRDAYVGTVIGGRYRIDAMLAEGGMGMVYRGEMPAIERPVAIKLLKKESVENPEVVHRFLTEAKIVQKIDNPHIIDVLDFGQLDNGAYYLVMEFLKGKELSSLIDVDLGKTEPLERFLPIFRQIAEGLQAAHEAGVVHRDLKPENIYLVKRGNEKDFVKILDFGIAKVQTAAGNARLTQEGVAFGTPMYMSPEQVKGDPIDHRSDIYSFGAVLYEAVTAKMLWHHAKTIPEIYTLHLNNAPIPPRQMAANPEKIPEGLEAIILKCLQKEPDHRYQSMDEVIADIDLLQRNMAPQALNDIVVRKATSSPFANAAPFPGGANGQVLPTGSRHDPTMYIPRKKPFPKLAIGGSVVAAGALGAATYFLLSNGKDDSKTKGAAPSPEVTPPPVPTPEVAPIKPDATPAPEKIPVLLSVEPSDAKIFQDDKDLGKSPVLLQLEKGSKVELVVRREGYKIQAVTIDGSQDKVAVNLEKEGRANPRPSGNPRPKASNGPKTPKPKGSSEEIYIPWK
- a CDS encoding PAS domain-containing protein gives rise to the protein MEWKSNRRILCIAESPPVLQPPLSMHEVLHVKRLERAGEIMHQNRPDLVIYFIKDKGDDLEEHVLNWLIAGFRGKILLFDPQNRVKDSEALIHGQVIDEYHDGPIGQARFHTILKSHLAHDLRFASPRAMTTFDLFRNLFDRCLNAIFLFNESLNRCVTANLQAERMTGKSLEALRRMSLKQLCSEADYENQFLPVLRKAARSYYDVKGLTRFKNEEGEFKPVTFSCGIFDFGRKKFVKVEVQPGAELKREEKPKKSRRNPVEAHSTLH
- a CDS encoding patatin-like phospholipase family protein codes for the protein MARVLTHRDTKVAVSLGSGGIRMFAHISVLRFLEKLGAYKHIDELWGASGGAVVSLLYSMGLDAAALQQVTDHYFGNGKSTIRLAPTGVNIAMQMIREAVFPKGNGKPFSGFHNIHRELQSLIQEASRLQKGKLPCYLLAYNLETNRTDVLTPHEIPEGLYSDFIYRTDPLEAIIASSSVPVLFVPKTIEDTNGRRIYSDGGIGEEVPTLSIYKKWVLDREAGLEKRKRLLVIAVDLGSELSAMGIFENWLLKRVPTLRMTARLTDLVRKARIAEQKRVLLQDPNVELWEINFNLPQVGLLDTHDIPKVMEIAEAALPEHMSRINDSLLG
- a CDS encoding protein kinase, which gives rise to MQKFNLLQKIGEGSFGEVWKAAPADGEEVALKYLRLDRNSPGFAAAVLLFKREFELLCELKHAHLARVLDFGFDESRSQYYFASEYCEGLPISEASRGRPLSWFEDALVQILSALDCIHSQGVVHLDLKPENILVQCREGKPFAKIIDFGVATRLQQGSSQGIGGSPAYMAPELFSAEPRIDPRMDLYSLGMLCLETLGGGLPFDQRQQREALDWHRRGSVPEKLWAAAALPAYQRELISNLLAKSPSDRFSSARAVLNFMNLATGGRYRDVEAEFHKNLPKEGPLVGRSELLRELRETLSRIFAPDSPARSELRFFCGERGIGKSRLLQEIRQMAALQEVPVFSLTCDWEISSWPKLAEAIGLPALAQDNLNEDWQRRRKVDCLREAAAARPFCLLIDDFHKADPEFRQTIEAMAVRDPALPASGHCFIAVATKDELEQGTRLKRLDREAVREYAEKLLGKTERSAGLAGRLGEYSGGLPLLMTEGLRYLADHAGSDAAGETAWPPELAGIYRERLAALAPEEREILNTVALVFQPVAEAELAAMLGLSPETLHQRAKEMLRGELLEQVAEAGKDRLSYRMASQALGLELIAMLDPEARSGFHRRIARGMMSRASASNEELGYHLAKAGMEEEAARRYREAGEKFLGRGEIASASRCLSKAQRLLAEGGEAWLELCLESARLATLTGQFRLAEEQLAKLEPYGSWKVCEQRGWLHFKRRDFSAAQAHYSEALASLPEGKLQERISIENALANTDLQCGRYEEAAERFRRTLVLEDSLPPEDRKFSNNGLGLALVLKGEAAEALAFYETRARQYFGRLKPEDEIALLNAKAYVNLQAGRYEEAISTLKRAMALAEQTGAMHALTSIMGNLITALLKESRYAESLPLLQKILAFQQRMGSARDVAYSFVRQGSIYLTLGMGESARSCFDSGRHFLAQTQDPGLAVWYSLMDGYWEREHGDPVKAEELFRRTAEEARAIGSAEIVSWADYARADLAYDRMDFAACQRLLGELRPPGQDKEFSARLHLLQAKLAAARSGADGESLFAGVESECRDGHFREILCELYHNWALARSRRQGTEAALPLLQQGVQIVESIVGSLPEEYRRRYLSQWRRKKLYEDLAAFQSSPKGLGSKLRGFLGRLSGRA